The nucleotide sequence ATGATGTCACGACCCATTGCCCTTGCTAGCCTCACAGCTCTATTTTTAACTGGCTGTATTATTAACGTTAACGGAGCTGGAAGAGCTCCTTCCGAGCACTCTCATCAATCATTGCAATTAAACGCAAGCGGCCTTAATATCCTCATTGCAGAAACAGGGGCGGGAGCCTTAGAGATAAAGGGCGTTGTTGGCCTGACCCATATTACACTTGAAGCCGACATTTACACCTACGAAGGCATCGACCCAATCCTTACCCTTGAAAAGAGCGGCAATTCGGCGCGCCTAGTTACCGATTTTGACAGCTATAGCTTCTCAGGGAACTCACCCTACATTGACCTGATAGTCAAAGTACCTGCAGATATGAAAATGGATATCAACGATGGTTCAGGCAGTATCACAATTGAGGGAACCAGCGCAGATATAGTCCTTAAAGATGGTTCAGGAAGTCTGGAAATTGAAGGAGGTCGAAATCTAGATATTGAGGATGGTTCCGGCTCAATCACACTCTCAAACGTCAATGGTAATATTATGTTAGATGATGGTTCTGGTTCAATTGAGATAACTCGAGTTAACGGTGATGTCACTGTCAATGATGGATCCGGTAGCCTAGATATTGAGAAGATACAGGGGATGGTCACCATAGATGACGGTTCAGGCAGTATTGACGTCACTGACACTAAAGGATTAAGGATAATTGCAGCGGGCTCAGGGAGCCTCAGCTTCAATAACATCGATGGCAAAGTTAATATGCAGTAGCCCATCGATACAAACTTCCCGGCGCAGCGACTTAAAGGTTGTTCAAGTTGCTGCCCACCCTATTAGAGTAAAGCTAATTTCTTTTTTCTACTCCAAGACTTAATCTCGAGCTCACGCTTTAAAGCCCCTGAGCGATCACCAACCTCCTCTTGATAAACCAGCTTAAACGGCCCCTTACCACGAAGAAATTTAGCGGCCTTAGGGCCGCCACTTTCATGTTCTCTAAAACGACGCTCTATATCGATCGTCACCCCGGTGTAAAGATGACCATTAGCACACTCAATCATGTACAGAAACCATTTAGCATCGCTCATGAGATCCACCACTGTCATGCTTCCCAAAACGACGAACAATGTCGACAGTCACTTCAGTAAAAAGATGACCATTGGCACACTCGATCATGTACAGAAACCATTTAGCATCGCTCATGAGATCCACCACTGTCATGCTTCCCAAAACGACGAACAATGTCGACAGTCACTTCAGTAAAAAGATGACCATTGGCACACTCGATCATGTACAGAAACCATTTAGCATCGCTCATGAGATCCACCACTGTCATGCTTCCCAAAACGACGAACAATGTCGACAGTCACTTCAGTAAAAAGATGACCATTGGCACACTCAATCATGTACAGAAACCATTTAGCATCGCTCATGAGATCCACCACTGTCATGCTTCCCAAAACGACGAACAATGTCGACAGTCACTTCAGTAAAAAGATGACCATTGGCGCATTCAATCATACACAAGTACCACTTTGCATCACCCAATATTTACTTACCTAAGCCTAAAAGACCAAGAAAGAAAGCATACTCCTGAGCTGTATCTTGGTAGCGACGATAACGGCCACTTTTACCGCCATGCCCTGCTTCCATGTCGATATGGAACAGCAACTGGTTATTATCAGTTTTATAATCACGTAACTTGGCCACCCACTTCGCTGGCTCAAAATATTGCACTTGCGAATCATGCAAACCAGTAGTCACCAGTAAATGAGGGTAATCCTGACGGGTGATTTGATCATAAGGTGAGTAACTGAGCATATAATCGAAATAGGTTTTCTCATTCGGATTACCCCACTCATCATACTCATTGGTTGTTAAGGGGATCGACTCGTCCAGCATCGTCGTCACAATATCCACAAACGGCACATGAGCGGCGATAGCAAAATACAGCTCTGGAGCCTGATTTATCACTGAGCCCATCAACAGACCACCCGCACTGCCACCAGCAGCGACGACCCGTTTATTATCTGCGTAACCTTGCTCGGTTAATGCCTTAGTGACATCAACAAAATCATTAAAGCTATTTTGCTTATTCAGCATACGTCCATTGTCATACCAAGGACGCCCTAACATCTCCCCGCCTCGCACATGTGCGATGGCATATACCACGCCTCGGTCGAGTAGACTTAACGCTGAACTATCAAAATCAGGCTCAATAGTGTGTCCGTAAGCACCATAGCCATATTGGTAGAGCGGATTGGTTCCATCTTTATGGAATTTGTCTTTGCGATATACCAAGGTCACCGGCACTTTTGCACCATCTCTGGCATGAATAAACAGTCGTTCAGCTTGATAAAGCTCGCTATCGAACTGCCCTAGTACCTTTTCTTGCTTAAGCAGTACTCGAACCGATGGACTCCTTAAATCGTATTCGTAAATTGACTCAGGCGTTGTGGGGCTAGAATAATAGACTCGCAGCTTGTCACTAAGCTGGCTGGCGTTCACATCCAAGCCAACGACATAAGCTGGATCATTAAAAGCTAAGTGATAAGTGCTCTGTTCTCCAAACGGGCGAACTTCAATGTGGCTCAGACCATTGACTCGCGTCTGCACGATAAGGAAGTCTTGCAAGAGTAAGATATCTTCAATGCGCACATCATCATCGGCCGCGATCACTTGCTGCCATTGACTCTTATCTGCAAATTCACTTTCGCTGACCTTCATCAATCTGAAGTTTTCGGCCAACCAATTGGTCACGATATAATACTCGTTACCTAGCTTAGCGACAGAATACTCATGGCCCTCTTCACGGGCTAATAGCGGCACAAAATGACCTAGTGGTTTATCTGCATCAAGCACAGAGACTTCGCTGGTGATGGTACTTTCGTGATGAAGCACTATGCGTGTTTCATCTAAGCTCTGGCCTAGTGCGATATAGTAAGTGTCATCTAACTCTTCATAGACCAAAACATCTTGGGCTTGCTCTGTCCCTAATTGGTGGCGGAATACTTGATTGCCCAACAAGGTTTGCGGATCTTTCTTGATATAGAAAACATGTTGGTTGTCATTAGCCCAGACTAGACGACCGTCGGTGCCCTCTAGAATATCCTTAAGAAACTCACCACTCTCGATAGATTTGAAGTAGATTTTGTACATACGACGGCTCAACAGATCTTCACCAAAAGCCAACATAGATTCGTCCGGGCTGACGGTAACGCCACCGAGGCCATAAAAATCTTGCCCCTCTGCGCGAACGTTAACATCCAATAGTATTGTCTCTTCCTCTCCTAACACCTTACTTCTGGCAATAATAGGATACTCAAAGCCCTGCTGATAACGACGGGAATACCAGTGTGAGTGCCATAGATAAGGCACGCTGGACTCATCTTTATCTAGACGACCTACCAGCTCATCAAATAACGTCTGTTGCAAAGATTCATAGGGAGAAAATTGTGCTTTCTTGTAGCTATTTTCTGCTTCTAAATGAGCGATAATTTTAGGATCTTTACGATCATCATCTCGCATCCAGTAGTAATCATCATTACGTTGAACACCATGCTGGTTCATCTCATGGGGAATTTTTTCAGCAACAGGCGGCTGAACTGAGGTCACAGTTTTCATAGAGGTACATCCAACAGATAGGGTTAATAGCAAAAATACCGATAAGCAAGTTAGCATAGCGTATGCAGTGAACTTCATTACTCGTCCTTGGTAAATGATGAACTTCATTCGTTAATTAGTTCGAGTCTAAAGTCGAAAACCCAATAGGTAAAGCAAAGCTTTCATCACTTGTTATTCCCCTTAAATTAACGCACCATATCTGCGCTCACTATCCACCCAACATGGCGGATAGATGAGTAAATTCTCAGGGCGGGGTGAAACTCCCCACCGGCGGTGATAGCGTTTAGTCTTGTCTAAATCTTAAGCCCGCGAGCGCCCATACTCACTCCGACATTAAAAAATGTTATGTGGTTTGGGGTCAAGCAGATCTGGTGACTTCTACGTATCCCCATGTAGTACATTCCAGAGCCGACGGTAATGAACCGCATA is from Shewanella sp. MTB7 and encodes:
- a CDS encoding GIY-YIG nuclease family protein, producing the protein MSDAKWFLYMIECANGHLYTGVTIDIERRFREHESGGPKAAKFLRGKGPFKLVYQEEVGDRSGALKRELEIKSWSRKKKLALL
- a CDS encoding S9 family peptidase; the encoded protein is MLTCLSVFLLLTLSVGCTSMKTVTSVQPPVAEKIPHEMNQHGVQRNDDYYWMRDDDRKDPKIIAHLEAENSYKKAQFSPYESLQQTLFDELVGRLDKDESSVPYLWHSHWYSRRYQQGFEYPIIARSKVLGEEETILLDVNVRAEGQDFYGLGGVTVSPDESMLAFGEDLLSRRMYKIYFKSIESGEFLKDILEGTDGRLVWANDNQHVFYIKKDPQTLLGNQVFRHQLGTEQAQDVLVYEELDDTYYIALGQSLDETRIVLHHESTITSEVSVLDADKPLGHFVPLLAREEGHEYSVAKLGNEYYIVTNWLAENFRLMKVSESEFADKSQWQQVIAADDDVRIEDILLLQDFLIVQTRVNGLSHIEVRPFGEQSTYHLAFNDPAYVVGLDVNASQLSDKLRVYYSSPTTPESIYEYDLRSPSVRVLLKQEKVLGQFDSELYQAERLFIHARDGAKVPVTLVYRKDKFHKDGTNPLYQYGYGAYGHTIEPDFDSSALSLLDRGVVYAIAHVRGGEMLGRPWYDNGRMLNKQNSFNDFVDVTKALTEQGYADNKRVVAAGGSAGGLLMGSVINQAPELYFAIAAHVPFVDIVTTMLDESIPLTTNEYDEWGNPNEKTYFDYMLSYSPYDQITRQDYPHLLVTTGLHDSQVQYFEPAKWVAKLRDYKTDNNQLLFHIDMEAGHGGKSGRYRRYQDTAQEYAFFLGLLGLGK